The Balearica regulorum gibbericeps isolate bBalReg1 chromosome 5, bBalReg1.pri, whole genome shotgun sequence genomic interval TGTTGTGAAATCACATTAATGAAGACTTCCATTTTTTTGTAGCTCTCTGAAGTTTTACATTCCAGAATATACGTTGAAATTGGAGTATGTTCATATCTGACCATTTTCCCTGCACTGTGAACAGATTCAGCTGATGTTCACTAGAATGTATTAaaagtgaactgaaaaaaaataccaaagagaaaatatagtTAATTGTTTTGTGAAATTGTGTGCAGTGTGTACACAAATAACTCTTTGTTGTCAGATAAGAATATTGGACAAGAGCATATTAAAACAGTGGTGCTGCAAGTATCATCAGGGTTTACATGAAGAAACATCCATCTTGGAGATTATGGTTGTTAATAAGGCATAGCTTGTAAAAGGAAGGGGAAACCCCCCCACAGTTAATGCATAATCTAGCTGCCAATGTTAAAATTGTAGTAATTCTAGTGTTGGCAGATACAGAATGGAGCACACTAACTCAGGCAATTCTGTAAACTGGCTTCTTCTGATAAGAAGTCTGCAGTTGAGCATTATGACATACTTGGAGAAAATGAATGCCAAGACTAAGCTAAGATTATGCATAGAATGATTTCTTTATTGAGATAATTTCATGTAGTGTGGATAAGGATTCAAACATGAAAGCATTTATTATCCAATACTGTGTCTTACAAAAAATTGGCAAGTGTTTTAACCTGAAAgcaatgcattttctctttattggCCCTGCTTTTGCACCTCGTCATCTCATCCAATAAATGGCAGAAATTAGTTAGTGTTTTTCAGGGCAATATAAGCTAAAATTTTTACTCTGCATGGTGCTACTTTAGTGGACTACTGGTAAGTTTTGGTATGGAGGACAAGGACTGAACCAGCAGAAATCCTGTTTAGACCAGACGGAGAGAATTGTGCTGGTTCCCAGCTCCAGTATTATGGCTTCTGCTTCATTATGCATAATCGGATTTTCCAGAAGTGCaataaatctggaaaaaaggggtgggggggcccgTGGGAGTAGCAGGGCAGAGCTAGCtctatttttctgcctttttgtgCTTATAAGAGGtaaaatgggaagagaaataTCTTCATGCTCTTCTTATATATgtgattttcctcttttccatttatttattatacTCTGCAGTTATAGTCCTAGGCATTTGACATCCATACTGCCAACTATAATAATTCTGAGTGAGCCTAAGTTCCTGCTAAACTACACGTCTCCTTTGTTCAAGAGGAGTATGCAGGGGAACACACAAGAAAAggatttcttaaaagaaaaacatttttattcaacaGTTCTTTTCTATAAAGTGAAAACTGATCTCAGGtcttctccctgtcctgcaAGTCATGTTCACAGCTTGTCTAGGAAAGAATTTTGCCTCTAAGTGTGTATGCAGGTTCTTCAGAGCCAAGCAAAGCTAAGCAGAATTAGTACTGAATCAGTAGAATCCCAGACATTTCATAAAGGTTACAGGGAAGGGAAGTGAGAGCTATCGTTAgtcttcaaatgaaaataccTCCCTCTTCAGATCAAGAAAAACCATCGATGTGTGCTTGTTCGTGTAGACAATGGTGCCCAAAACATTGTTCTGTACCGTTAGATACACACACGCTGAAAAGACCAAGAAGTGAATGATGTCTCTGTGTATTGTATCTTCCAAATTATACAGGTAGCAATTTTGCTTCACACTGTTACCACTTTTTGCCTACCCTGGAatgtgttttctcattttcccttttgtcGTTTGAAGAGGAGAAATGTGTAGATTGATTCATATCCATATGATCCAATACGTAGATTGATTCATCCATATACAAATAAActaaagaatataaaaattgtAGAGAATACCACAAAACATGAACTGGATTTTTATGTGAACTTCTTATTTTTGTATCAATTTATGCTTAAGTGTGCTGAACAATGTGCATATCTCAATGACTCTTAGAAGGGGGCAGTTTGCCTGACTTCCATTTGGAACTGTTGTTTGCTCTGGATCCACTGGATAGTAAAACTAACACACTGTTGTCAAGAATTGCAACAgctgtttctttcccagaaatATTGAGGAGTGTATgaagtgttttcaaaaatacCTGAATAAATAAAACGGAGTAGTAAACATAATAGCATAAGGAGTCCTGAACATTAACTTTTTATCATGTTTTGTGACAAGTTTATatgtttaaaactattttatctGGAACCTATCAGTGAATAGGTTCTGTCTTCAAAGAGCTTACaatacgattttttttttcagggttatgctaattttatttgtaattatgtaataaaattaactctatacCTCAAAAGAATTGCCCATTGAAATATACCAAAaagtttctgttctgtttctttgatCTGTGTCATgtaggaaagaagggaaagggaacgAAAGCTGAgcaaagaaatggcagaaaaagcCACAAAGGAACTagaaaaaatgcagttacaAGAAAAGGCTGAAGTAAAGTATAAAGAATGGTTAAAGAAGAAGCGAgctgaagaggcagaaaagaagaaaaaagagaaggtatTAATCCGCTAATCTATTATTTGGATGGGGTTACCTAATCTGTAACTTATACTAAATATATTGGTTGATTAAATTGATTAGAGTTTATCAAATGGCAGTGttgtacatggaaaaaaaactttcaaaagttGTTATGTTAGTGCATTGAAGACATTGAGGTATGGTCTGCAAAGCAAGATGCATATTAATGCGGTTTTGTTAATAGTCTTTGCAAACCCACTGCAACTGTGATATGataagggaaagagaaatacaaaccGCACAGTGTACCTTTTTTACTCAGTCTGTTGCAGGGTGATCCAGACAGAAAATAGGTGACATTATGCGCATTTTTCTCCCAGTACCACTAGTGCAcatatttctcattaaaagcatttttcttcatatctgTACCAATCTGATGCTAGGAGTTctaattttaatgttatttcataTTAGTTAATCACCTATGTATTTTTGTAGTGAGCTTCAGAAGACCTCTTACTTATTGTAAGATTCCTAAAATACAGGCTTTGAGGTCCTCTACTTCATTAGAACAAACGCTCTAACAAGGCTATGCTTGCAGGAATCATCTGGAATTCCTCTGAAATATCACATATTGGTAATGATTATGCCTGAAAACTATGAAATGTGTGACCAGATATCTGTGAAGACTATtggttgtattttaatttaattaacattACAGTGTAATTTTTCAGTGGAATATGTAATATTATAAGAGTATACACTACTGTTGTATCTAAGTGTGATGGAGAATTGTGGTGAGAAGAATTTGTCTATATTCCCACTATAATTACAGTGGTTGTTCTTAAAGCGCAGAACACATTTGTCAGTATTTCATAAGTACATACAATAATTTCTTTggattcattttaaaataccgTAAGGTGTATCAGATCAATTTTCAGGCCTTAATGACCTTATTTTTGCAGTCTTTCAAAGTTTCCCATATAATTAAAACACGCTTTAATATTCTGTATTGGTGGTGGTTATTTCCTGCTTGAAAAACTGATTCTGTGTCTCTGCTGAGCCATTAAAATGCACAGCACGAGGACCTTGAAACCCGAGGAAATGAAAGTCATCAGGCAGATTAAACCacatgcattcttttttttcttcattacgtagaattttcttcattcttacCAATTAAACTTAGTTTAAATCCAAATGCCATGCCTATACATACTGGTTTACTTCCgattaaatgtatttgaaaacagatttgaaataTGTTCAGCAGTCTGGAATTCTGCAAAAGATTTATTTACCATTTTGTATAGATTGTACAGTGCTTTGTCTATAAGcatcttagattttttttatttttaggaaaaacaaaaagaaagggaagctgaactacaggagaagaaagagagatcAGAGAAGATCTTTAAGGAATGGCTACATAATGCAAGAAATAAACCACGCCCTGTTTTAAATGGTTATGGCTTCGCACATGGGAAGTCTACAGGTTTGTACTTCTGCTACACATATGTAGTGACTTAGGTTTGTGGTTCCTTCCCTCTAatcttttaatgtaaaatgattTTCATCCAGTATCTAATTTTGGCACATGGGAATGAATATCTCATCTGTTAGAAGTCAGAGAAGCTTTTACTCTGAGACTCTTTATGCATTTTTTGTAGCCCTTCATGTTATTTGGGAGGAAAATGATATTATTTGAGAGAATAATGTGGCATACCGAATTATAACTGATTTTGATCTCACTTTCCATCACTTTCCACCACTAGAGCCAATTACTGGTTCCTGTGAAGCAAATCAGTTATGTTAGCATCCTTGTGAAGTTAGCATTTGTGTTACAGAAGGTGTGTGCCACCGTATCACACCTGAATCCCCCTTAGAAAAGAGATGGGGTTTTGAGACACAGAGATTAGTAAGAGGCTGACAGAAGTCCTTTCTGAAAAAGGAGACATGGGACTTGACCTGTGTTCTGAGCTGAGacttccttttcatttgctttacaTGGGCATCACACCTTCTTGGCTTCTGTAATCCtattcctgttttgttttaaagggaaGTGTTAAAGAGAATGCTGTTGATAGTGTGGTGTTTTGTGAGtcccacttttatttttgtgttttttgtcATCCCACGTggtacaaaagcagaaaagcagtaagaaatagtattgcattttacatttgagtgcttaattaaattttctttaaatatatacatatacttttgcctttatttttatttttttttattaaattacctAAATTCCAGGCTCTGAGTGTTTAAGAAAATGTATGAAGCAGGTGAACAACCTTTGCTTTTTTGGTGACATCTGGTTATAGATGCTGATACACTTTGCCTTCATGGTTTATTTTGGACCTTCATTACTTaagtgatttttgaaaaatatttctgtactcAGTAGTATTCATGCAATAGAATATATTACAGACTTTGTTTTACCCAGCCACATGATGTACGCACTAAAATTTCATTACAGACAAATGACTGATAGGGCAACATGttccttctgttgctttttaggTTTACTGATACTGTTTTATGGACCCGAGGTTATTAATTGCAGATTATTAATGTATATGTGGATAATTAgtgtatttttctcctcaataaaatgaagaataacAGTTaagcaaagatggaaaaatatgtgaGCTTTGTATATGTGGTGACAGGAAGTTTTTATAAATGCTCTGAAATAATGCAAAGTAGCCAATTCGTAGACATTTACAGCTTTTAAGTATACAAATGACTGAGCATTCTGAATATTACctgcttattttaaatagagATGAAGAGTATGCCAGttattggtaaaaaaaaaaaaatctactactttgaatcttttaaattatgtgATGTGCCTATGCTGTCATCCTCTGAAGATGCTGTCATGTCTTCGTTAGTCCAGATGATTATTATAACTGCTTGCATTGTAAAGCTTGTAGTGTGAATATTCCTTTTTAGTTATATGCTTTTCCTTAAATGTTCTAGGGCGTGCTGATGGAAATTCGTATCCAGCTCCAGCATATTGTAACCCTATTCCTTGGAAACCTGTACATGTGCCTCCTCAAAAGGAAGACTGTGTTCTTACCACGAAGAAGAGTAAGAGACCTGTATCTTGTCAGTCACATGCCTCTTTGCCTATAGTAATATATAAGCCCAAGAACAACCCCTGTATTGGATCCTTGTGCAGAAAGCAGTTGtagtacagaaaacaaaactgttccTATGATCTTGAGTGAACTGGGCCATAAATATGAAGTTGTAGTTACATGTCCAAaacaggctgcttttttttttttctaaacttttgtgaccaggttttttttatttacagctgaCTAATCATCttttttatatgattttttatatgttgcatttcagtaaaaaaagaaaaaaaaagaaaacagtcatATTTAGCCAATTGTAATGGGACTGTACCTCAATACCAATAAAACGCACAGgattgtttcttcctttcctctgttgTTGTTGAAGGAGTTCTTTTGTGTATGTGACTATTCTTTGGGGCAACAGTATTACTGGGTTATTTTAAAGATGCTAATTATAACAGACTTTAAAACAATTATTGGCTTAATATGGAAGGAATTCAAGGCCTGTGTATAATTGCAGGTCTATGACATCATTGGGATCGCAGAGTTGTAGTGGGATAGCTTACATctctggagtgctgcaatggataCAGGCTTTTGAGGAAGCACAGGCTGGGGTGACgaggaggggagagagcaggaggaacCCATGAAGTTTTGCGTGAGGACTGATGATTAGCCAGCTGAGACCTAATGAGTGAAGATTAAAAAGGGAGACCAAGGTGGGCAATGTTGTGTTGGTCATCTGATCAGGAAGAAGTGTGTGACGTTCTTCAGGCAGTTGGAAGAAGCCTTATGCTTCCAGGCCCTGGTCTCATAGGGAGACTTGAACCACCATGAAATCTGCTGGaagggcaacacagcagggcacaagcagtCAAGGGGGTTTCTGGAGAGGATTGTTGACTTCCTGAagttcctgacacagctggtagAGGAGCTGACAGTGGGAAGCTCTTTGCTGGACCTGATACGTACAAACAAGGGAGAACTGGTCGGGGACGTGAAGGCTGGGGGCAGCTTTGCCTGCAATGGCCATGggatggtggagttcaggatcctgagaggagggaaaaaaaagcaagatcacAACACtgaacttcaggagagcaggtTTTGTCCTGTTCAGGAACTTGCTTGGAAAAATCCCATGGAAAATATGGTCATGGAGAGAAGAGGGTCATGGAGAGCTGGTGATTTTCAAGGATTGCTTCCTCCGAGCTCAAGGATGGTCCATCCCAATGAGCAGAAGCAGGAGTGGCAGGAAGCATGCGTACATGAACAAGGAACCCCTAAAACTAAATATAACAAGGAGGCATACAAGAGGGGGAAGCAGGAACAGGCGACCCTGGTGGAATATAGAACCACTGTCCAAATGTGCAGGGATGGgattaggaaagccaaagcctttCTGGAGTTGAAGCTAGCAAGGtatgtgaaaagcaaaaagaagggCTTCTGTAGGTATCTCATCAGCAGACGGGATTGCGACAAATGTGAGTCTGCTGCCACACGGGGTAGGCATTTGGTGACAATGGACACAGAAAaggatgctgcttttttttttgcctttttttttccccccctttcttttcttctttcctggcAGTCCGCTGATTGACCTCAGCAGTCACGGGGCCCAGAGTCCAGTGGGGGaatctggagcaaggaagacaaCCTTGATGGAGGAGGATCACTTTAGGGAATATCTAAATAAAATGGACGTACCTGTTTCTATGGGATCTGATAGGGTGCGCGTGTGAATGCTGAGGGAGGTGGCAGATATCGTTGTAAGGCCACTCTCAATTATCTTTGAGAGGTCGTGGTGATCAGGGGAGGTTGCTGAGAactagaagaaagcaaatgccaATCCTGTCTTCCAGAAGGGCAAGTAAGTGGATCTGGAGAACTACAGGCGAGTCCGCCTCACCTCAGTCACCTAGAAAGGTGATGATGTGGAAATGGTGGCATGAGAAAGAGCATTGGCCAGCAAGTTGACGGAAGCAatcctcctcctgttctcagCACTGGttgagaccacatctggagtgctaTGCCCAGTCCTGGGCACCCCAGTAAAAGAGAGTCGTGGACATCCTGGAGCAAGCtcagtgaagggccacaaagatgattaaggggTGACAGAtgaagagaagctgagagagctgggactgttcagcgTGGAGGAGAGAAAGCTCAGGGGAGATCTTACCGATGTCTGTAAATACATGATCAGTGGAGAggtaaagaagacagagcagaCCCTTCTCAgtagtgcccagtgacaggagaagaggcaatgggcacaaattaaaatacaggattgtattgggtctggctgagatggagttaattctccccacagcagccctcatggtgctgtgctgtgtattggtagccagcaaactgttgataacacaccagtgttttggctactactgagcagtgccagcacacatcaaggctgtctttccaacatttctttttccccagcagcaggctgggggtgggcaagatcttgggcggggacacagctaggacagctgacccaaactgaccaaagggatattccataccatatgacgtcatgctcagcagtaagaaactgagaatagggggaggaacagggcgggggcattcgttgtggtttttttttacaatgtttgtcttccggagtaagggccacgcttactgaagccctacttcccaggaagtggccggacatcgcctgctgatgggaagtagagaataatctttgctttttgctttgcttccgcacgcggctttttgctttagctacattaaactgcctttatctcgacccgcgagtttggggttgtttttctccatcttcctttctcccctccctgccttgctgaggaggcgagtgatagagcgactctggtgagcacctggcccccagccagggtcaacccatcacaagaaattccatttaaacatgagccagaaatttttaaagtgaGGGTGATCAAACTCTGTAAAAAGGTttcccagagatgttgtggagtctccatcatTGGAGGTgctcaaaacctgactggacataGCCCTGAACAACCTCCTGTAGCTGGCCCTATTTTGAACaagggagttggactagataatgtctagaggtctcttccaatctcaatgattctgtgattaatgttgaaaagaaaaaagcagaaaaaaaaagacatttttcttccctgttacCGTAGTTGTATCACTTCAAGTAATATATTGCTATCCTTTAGAAATTACACAATATTACGTATTAGAAAATTTAAATAGTAGAAAAATCACTAAGGCACATTCTGGCATGTAAGTATTCTAATATATTGATTCTGCTTCTAAtcttaataataaatttaaatttctggGCAAATCATGAAAAATACTAAACTATCTCATGTTAAGTTTATTCTTGAAACATTATTTGTACCCTTACTTTGAATCAGTTTAGACAATATGCCTATGACTGTTCTTTCTAGATAATGCCAAATGCTAGCAAGACTGCAACATCTGACAGTAGTTAATAGATTATTTAGTTTGTGTTTGTCAGTAATTTATGGTATGAATAAGGTCTCACATACTTGGACTTTCACAAAGTACCTCACATTTACCTATTGTTAAAGCAGCACAAAGGACATTTTGCAGTtgagtttaatttttcattttacactaTGAAGTCATGaacataaaactatttttcatcagaacaaaaagaaaaaagtgctttaaagaGCAATATATGAATCTTCTTTAAGTAAATTCTATCATTTTATTATAGTAGTGGCTAAAAATCACTAAAATTGGGGCTGCTGTGTAGTAcagatttaaatacattttaatacttGAATGTGCATCATTTAAGCTGACAAAATAGACAAAAGCTAGTAAGAGTATACAAGTATATTCATCGGATTATCATATACAGTGGGTGCACAAGCTGACCTGATGCATTTCACCTCTACTATCACTAAGATATCTAGGCTCCACAGTGTCTGTCATGGGTCTGTTCTTCTGTGACAGTGTGTAAATCAAGTGCCAAACATTTATGAATATGTAACATACAATATGGTTTATCATTATATTAGTTAATGAATGTCTGTTAAGAGTACCTGACTTTGATATTAATTTGACTACACACACTTAGGAGAAGTCTGGACTCCATAAAATAGGTGGAGCGTCACAGTGTCTTTCTGTTAAGTAAGAGAACTTGGGCTTCacaaaggtgatcagagggctggagcacctctcctatgaagacagggtGAGAcagttggggtggttcagcctggagaagagcaggctccagggacaccttattgcagtcttccagtacctaaaggggcctacaagaaagctggagagggactgtttacaagggcacggagtgataggacaaggggtaatggctttaagctgaaagagggtaggtttagattagatagtagaaaaaaattattctcaaggagagtggtgaggcactggcacaggttgcccagagaagttgtggatgccccatccctgtaGGTGcttaagaccaggttggatggggctttgggcaacgtggtctagtggatggtgtccctgcctatggcagggggattggaactagatgattgtcaaggtcccttccaacccaaaccgttctatgattctgtgattcgCAGAAGTCATCTGCACGTTATCTTCTGGATGTAGAACTCTGTGCCCAGCTTTTTCTATAAGGACCTCTGCAATGGATTGGCGTGAAGCTAGTGGATTAATGTATTAGTTGTTAATCTCTCCATCTGACCTTGCCATGTGGAGATGTTTTATGAGAGTCAGAAGTTTGATGGTTGTGTAAGCTACCAGAAACTCATTAGTGTTTAGATGAAGGGACAGCATTTTACTGTAATGTAAATGATTAATTTTGGATTAGTTTACAGAGGTTTATTGGGACTCTGATTCACTTGAAGAGCCACATACTATCATGTTATGATTTTCTCTACT includes:
- the CCDC34 gene encoding coiled-coil domain-containing protein 34 isoform X1, whose amino-acid sequence is MSSGARTRGRRRRVARLSPPISASSEGEEPLSPSGCSPLSPASRPSSPSGEEEEEEERAAACRSRRGDRKAEDSEIAGGEKESPLKDNLSPWEEWFISKEKELRARLQARAAEEMNIQLEKMKQKQECERRKRIAEEKHKEWVQKKREEERRERERKLSKEMAEKATKELEKMQLQEKAEVKYKEWLKKKRAEEAEKKKKEKEKQKEREAELQEKKERSEKIFKEWLHNARNKPRPVLNGYGFAHGKSTGRADGNSYPAPAYCNPIPWKPVHVPPQKEDCVLTTKKSKRPVSCQSHASLPIVIYKPKNNPCIGSLCRKQL